Within the Prevotella scopos JCM 17725 genome, the region CTAAGGAAAAGCAGAATGTGTTGGGAATCCTTATGCCTTCCGCCTGTTTCGATGGTCGTGCGCCAGAAGAAGGAGCAAATTATGCCTTCTTTATTGGTGGAGAACGCCATCCGGAATATCTTAATAAGACGGATGAAGAACTGATAGAATTGGTTCATAGGTCCCTTCATACGATGTTGGGATATCCCAAAGGTACCCGGGCTGACGTCATTCGTATTTACAGACACAGACATGCTATTCCGCAATATATGTCCGAAACGGATGCTCGTCTTCGTACTATTGATGCCGTAGAACTTGCTTATCCCGGTTTACATATCATTGGTAATTTGAAAGATGGTATCGGTATGGGCGACAGAATCAAGCAGGCTGTGGATATGGCAGAGAAGATTTGTCTAACGGTATCGTAAATACAAGCTATCTTACACGAATAGGTTTAGTATCAATTTGCTGTCACTTTTAACAATTTGTTGACTCCTCTGTAAACCAATAAGTTAAGTCTTACAATGGGTGACAGCAGTGACAGCAAATTGATTTTATCCTAATTGCCTAAGCAAAGGCACAACGTCAAACAAGTATATAATATACAAAAAGCCATAACCCTCTTGGATTATGGCTCTATTATTCTTTTCAGCTATGACTGAAAGTATTCTTTATCCCAAAGAAGCTACGTGCTTGCAAAGAGCTGATTTCAAGTTAGCTGCTTTGTTCTGGTGGATAATGTTGGTCTTAGCCAACTTGTCCAACATCTTCTGTACAACAGGGTAGAGCTTTACAGCCTCTTCTTTGTCTGTCATGTTACGCAACTTGCGAACAGCGTTACGCATTGTCTTTGCATAATATCTGTTGTGCAAGGTTCTAACCTTGTCCTGACGGATTCTCTTCAATGATGATTTGTGATTTGCCATCTTTGTTTCTTCTTTTATTTTTATTTGTAGTCCCTAGCAGAGTCGAACTGCTCTTTAGAGAATGAAAATCTCTCGTCCTAACCGATAGACGAAGGGACCATAGTTGGTTTTGCGGGTGCAAAGGTAGCCTATTTATTTTAATCAGCCAAACTTTTTGCTAATAAATTTCTGTAAGAGGCTGTATTTTTGTATTTTTGCATTGATTTTTATATGATTCTGAAGTCAAAAGCAATTGTATTGCGTTCTCTGAAGTTCGGTGATTCATCGCTAATAATTGATATGTTTACCGAGTTAGAGGGACGTATTTCTTTTATAACGCGCATACCTAAGACAGCGAAGGGGAAGATTAAGAAGCAGTATTTTCAACCACTGACCTTGCTTGATCTTGAATTTGACTTTCGTCCGCGAACTTCTTTGCAGCGAATAAAAGATGTACGTATCCTCTGTCCTTACGGATCCATACCCTTTGATCCTGTGAAATCGACAATCCTTCTCTTCCTTTCTGAATTTCTTTATTATGTTACTCGTGGGGAGCAACAGAATGCTCACCTATTTAATTATGTTAAAGCGAGTATGGAATGGCTAGATGAAGCTGAGCAAGGATATGCTAACTTTCATCTTGTCTTTATGATGCGATTAAGCCGGTTCGTTGGTTTCTTTCCCAATCTTGATGCCTTTCAAGAAGATGCTTGCTTTGACCTGCGCAATGCAACCTTTACAAGTCATGTGCCACTGCATTCGGATTACCTGTTACCTTTAGATGCTGCGCAGATAAACAAGCTGATTCGTATGGACTATGAGAATATGCACCTCTTTCGTCTTTCTCGTCATGATCGTAACCGAATCTCTGACATCGTATTGCATTATTATCGAATCCATGTACCTGATATGCCTGAACTGAAAAGCTTTCATGTGTTGCGTGAGCTGTTTAGTTAATGAGCTTTATGATGATTGTTAGGCGTTTAATACTGCTCTTAAAGTAACCGTATATTATACTTATAGATAGTCTTTATCGAATTATTTTCATGAAAAAAAATATTTATCTTCATGAAAAGAAATATTTATCTTCATGAAAATAATTTCTTTTTTTCATGATAATAATTCACGATTGGTATTTTGTTGCTTGTTTTTTTATTACTTTTGTGGACTTGAAGCATGAAAATTCAAACTTAACCTATTATATAATATAAGTCTATGAAGTTAACAGAACAGCGCAGTAGTATGCTTCATGGTGTACTGCTAATTACTTTGTTTGCCTGTGCAGCGTTCTATATCGGTGATATGGGATGGGTGAAAGCACTTTCGTTGAGTCCGATGGTTGTTGGTATTATCTTGGGTATGCTTTATGCCAACAGTCTGCGCAATAATCTTCCAGAGTCTTGGGTACCCGGTATTGCCTTCTGTGGAAAACGTGTTTTGCGCTTTGGTATTATTCTTTATGGTTTTCGTTTGACCTTTCAAGACGTGGTGGCTGTGGGTTTCCCTGCTATAATCGTGGATGCAATTATCGTATGTGGAACGATTCTCTTGGGTGTTTTAGTTGGCAGACTCTTGAAGATGGACCGCAGTATAGCTCTTTTGGCAGCTTGTGGTAGTGGTATCTGTGGAGCTGCAGCGGTGTTAGGTGTCGACGGAGCTATTCGTCCGAAGCCTTATAAGACAGCTGTGGCAGTAGCGACGGTGGTTATCTTCGGAACACTATCTATGTTCCTGTATCCTATTCTTTATCGTGCAGGTGTCTTTGATTTATCACCTGATGCAATGGGAATCTTTGCTGGTTCTACGATTCATGAGGTGGCTCATGTTGTTGGCGCTGGTAATGCGATGGGTGCTGCTGTGAGCAATTCAGCGATTATTGTTAAGATGATTCGTGTAATGATGTTGGTACCTGTGTTGTTGGTGATAGCTTTCTTTGTTGCAAAGAATGTTACAGAGCGAGACGGAGATACTGGGGGTAGTAGTAAGATAAACATCCCTTGGTTTGCTATCCTCTTCCTTGTCGTCATCGGATTCAACTCCTTGAACTTACTTCCTAAAGGAGTTGTAGAGTTTATTAATACCTTTGATACCTTCCTCCTTACAATGGCAATGTCAGCCTTAGGTGCAGAGACGAGTATCGATAAGTTTAAGAAAGCAGGCTTTAAGCCTTTCCTTTTAGCTGCAATTCTATGGTGCTGGCTAATTGGTGGAGGTTATTGCTTGGCAAAGTATTTGGTGCCTATGTTAGGTGTTGGGTGTTAAGTGCTGGGTGTTAGGTGTTGAATTTTGGGTGATGATGATGTATAAATGTTGGCTTGGGTGTTGGGTGTTGAATGTTAGGTGTTGATAAAGTGCGCATTCGAGGGAACATGTTTGCGTTTGGGTGTTGATAAAGTGCGCATCTGAGGGAACATGTTTTGGTTAGATGTTGAATGATATATAGGAGAAGACTTACGATCTCCTACAAATGTGCGAAGGCTTAGCACATTATGTGCGGACGCCTAACACATGTGGTGCGGAGGCTGAATAAGAACGCATATAAGGGTAAGGTGGCTTATAGAAAGGCTGCCTTTCCCTCAAAGGAAGGGCTTATTCTTCTTATAATGAAGAAGGTTGATGAATCAAAAAAGGCTGAACTTCTTTCGGAGTCCAGCCTTTTCTTATTTTTGATATAACTATTATACGAAGCTAATAACGCCTTCAACAGCGCCTTCGTTGCTTTCGTTTTCTTCATTATCTTGCTCAGGATTACTGATGCGCTTGATGTCTTTAATCATCTGTTTAGTACGCTTATAGGTTGGTGTGTTCTCTACAGCAAGGATAACATCCTCGTTGTCGAGTTCATCCGCAGTAAAGCGATAGATGTGTGGACGATGCTTGTATTGTGAGCTGTTGTTGTCCTTATAGAAACGATCACGACGGTCACGACGCTCTGCAGCCTTCTCCTCTTCCTCTGCCTGACGTGCTGCATCCTCTTGTGTCTGCTTCTTGATATGGCTACCCATACCGTCAACATCCTCAATACCGAAGCCCGTTGCAAGGATAGTAACCTTAACCTTCTTGTCGAGTTCAGGGTCAATAGCAAGTCCCCATTTCAACTCGAAGTCTGCGCTGAAGTGGTTCATGAACTCTGTCACATCGCCCATTTCCTCCATTGTCAGACCAGGGTTGTCCTTGTCGTCGGTGTTGAAGTTGATAGAGAGCAGAATCTTCTTTGACTTATAGACATCGTTGTCGTTGAGCAGTGGTGAGTTGAGTGCGTCCTCAATAGCCTGCTTCACACGACCTTCACCCTCACCATAGCCAGTTGACATGATAGCTACGCCACCATCTTTGAGGACTGTCTTAACATCGTTGAAGTCGAGGTTCATAATACCATGAACGGTGATAATCTCTGCAATACTCTTAGCAGCCACGCTCAGTGTGTCGTCAGCCTTGCGAAAACCATTGAGCAAACTCAGTTCAGGATAAATCTCGCGGAGACGTTCGTTGTTGATAACGAGCAGCGCATCGACGTGTTTTGCCATCTCTTCAACGCCATCCAACGCCTGATCTATCTTCTTAGCTCCCTCGAAACGGAATGGAATGGTAACGATACCCACGGTGAGAATGCCCAATTCCTTGCTGACACGTGCGATGACAGGTGCTGCACCAGTACCCGTACCACCACCCATACCAGCGGTGATAAATGCCATCTTCGTACCATCGTTGAGCATACGCTTGATATCCTCGCTGGTCTCTTCTGCAGCCTGACGTGCACGTTCAGGACGGTTTCCAGCACCTAATCCTTCTTTACCCAATTGCAGATGAACAGGAACAGGAGAGTCGTTGAGTGCTTGTGCATCCGTGTTGCAGAGTACGAAGGTCACATCGTGGATACCCTCTTTGTACATGTGGTTTACGGCGTTTCCACCACCACCACCGACACCAATAACTTTGATGATGCTATCAGCAACATCGCCATCACCGA harbors:
- the rpsT gene encoding 30S ribosomal protein S20, with the protein product MANHKSSLKRIRQDKVRTLHNRYYAKTMRNAVRKLRNMTDKEEAVKLYPVVQKMLDKLAKTNIIHQNKAANLKSALCKHVASLG
- the recO gene encoding DNA repair protein RecO yields the protein MILKSKAIVLRSLKFGDSSLIIDMFTELEGRISFITRIPKTAKGKIKKQYFQPLTLLDLEFDFRPRTSLQRIKDVRILCPYGSIPFDPVKSTILLFLSEFLYYVTRGEQQNAHLFNYVKASMEWLDEAEQGYANFHLVFMMRLSRFVGFFPNLDAFQEDACFDLRNATFTSHVPLHSDYLLPLDAAQINKLIRMDYENMHLFRLSRHDRNRISDIVLHYYRIHVPDMPELKSFHVLRELFS
- a CDS encoding YeiH family protein yields the protein MKLTEQRSSMLHGVLLITLFACAAFYIGDMGWVKALSLSPMVVGIILGMLYANSLRNNLPESWVPGIAFCGKRVLRFGIILYGFRLTFQDVVAVGFPAIIVDAIIVCGTILLGVLVGRLLKMDRSIALLAACGSGICGAAAVLGVDGAIRPKPYKTAVAVATVVIFGTLSMFLYPILYRAGVFDLSPDAMGIFAGSTIHEVAHVVGAGNAMGAAVSNSAIIVKMIRVMMLVPVLLVIAFFVAKNVTERDGDTGGSSKINIPWFAILFLVVIGFNSLNLLPKGVVEFINTFDTFLLTMAMSALGAETSIDKFKKAGFKPFLLAAILWCWLIGGGYCLAKYLVPMLGVGC
- the ftsZ gene encoding cell division protein FtsZ, which encodes MADNNNKMDILDFGDGDVADSIIKVIGVGGGGGNAVNHMYKEGIHDVTFVLCNTDAQALNDSPVPVHLQLGKEGLGAGNRPERARQAAEETSEDIKRMLNDGTKMAFITAGMGGGTGTGAAPVIARVSKELGILTVGIVTIPFRFEGAKKIDQALDGVEEMAKHVDALLVINNERLREIYPELSLLNGFRKADDTLSVAAKSIAEIITVHGIMNLDFNDVKTVLKDGGVAIMSTGYGEGEGRVKQAIEDALNSPLLNDNDVYKSKKILLSINFNTDDKDNPGLTMEEMGDVTEFMNHFSADFELKWGLAIDPELDKKVKVTILATGFGIEDVDGMGSHIKKQTQEDAARQAEEEEKAAERRDRRDRFYKDNNSSQYKHRPHIYRFTADELDNEDVILAVENTPTYKRTKQMIKDIKRISNPEQDNEENESNEGAVEGVISFV